From the genome of Solanum pennellii chromosome 6, SPENNV200:
AACATTAAAAAATAGATCCTTAGGGCAACTGTTGAACTGCAaatgaaaataacaaacaaattaGGGATGGGCtttaatatttgggttggaTCATGAAATTATATGAGTCCAAGTTTGAGTACTAATTCTCAAAATTGAGTAGTTGGGTTGGATCATGATAGTATTTTGtgtttacttattatttaataaaatactgtcttatcttttatttttatttatttttatagtagCTCTATCTTGGAATTTCTTTATCTTGTACTCTGCTTTTCTCCCAgatttatcattcaaattatgGATATGTGACATTACATaacaaaaaacaagaaaatctattcaaatattgtattcattaaaataatacattacgatacattatgaaataataCATACTAACCATCCAAACATAGTGATAGTAATATATCATTcagaatttattttaaaaaaaaaaaaactgaaccACTTTTATTGATCTGGTTCTCTGAGTTAGTGTAACAATATTATTACTCAGACCagtacataaaaattaaaacacaaGCATATATATACTCACTAGGAGCATGCATATTTATTCTACTAGTCCCaaatataatcatatttaaaGTCCACAATAAGTCTTCAAAGCAGATTCACATCTCATGCCTTCTTCAGTGTTGGTGAAAGCAAGAAATTCATGAAGATCAAAGGGCTTATATAGTAGAGGATGCTCTTCATCTACCATCTCTTTTGGTGCCTTTATTGTGTAGTCACCTTTAGGTACTGAAAACAAACCAACTGAGTATCTTGCTTTGTTTCCCCTCATCATCACTCTATGATATGGTGCATGCATTCGACCATTTGTCCATGCCTACATATGATATAAAGAACAAGTAATGTTTCAACTTCTATATACTAAACTTGTTGAGTTTTTCCCTTCTGGTACCTCAATTTGGATCATTGAatgaatttgtttattttaaatattgttgGCTGATTTTGATCGGTTGttctattgtaaatgccttAAATTCTGTTCGTActgtaatgattttgattgaaggaataAAGACAAACTgtgtgttagtctcatttgttttctaatgtattcaaatgacttgaagtaaaacacaattattctcgaaTATCAATTGGACGAATGAGTTCTAGaacaacatatatatgtatcatcTATCAATACCCCTCACAAAATCTGATCCCACATCAACCAACGGtttttaaaaggaacaaattatgggtggttcaatgattcaaaaggaaaatagcatagttgaggtacctgaggggaaaaacccaacaagtttagagatctgtttatgtatttggcctaaaataattttcacaaaTCAAATTATAGTGCTCAACTTACATGTAGAGAGTCTCCAATCATGACAGTGAAAGTGTCTTGTGTAGGTTCAACATTGATCCACTGTCCATTTTTGTTCATAACTTGAAGACCATTTATCTGATTTTGGTAGAGTATAGTAGCAATGCTCTTGTCTGTATGAGCACTTACTCCTATTTCAGTCTCAGTATTACTTTGAGGTGTGTTATACTTCATCAATCGAAGAACGAAATTGGTTGAATTCATATGCTCATCCATGTACTTTTCTAGACCTAAGCTCTCCAAAACCATTCTCCTTACTGTCTGATCTAACTCTGATAGTTGCTCAGAGTATGACTGAATAGTTTTACTGACAATATATACacaaaagaaaacaatgaaaatggGCATGttgttataataataagaacaaaTTGAGAAGATTAATGTTGAATTTTACCAGAAAGAAGGATTTCCTTGGGGCCATAAAATTTGAGCGAATTCATCAGCTTTACGCGGAATGTTAGCATCATCAATGCCCATACTTTCAAAGAGTGGAAGTGAAGGAAATTGTCCAACGTAGCCATGGAAGGGTTTGGTTGAAATGTTGTCAAGTTTGGTTTGTAAAGGGAGATCAAAAATCTCTTGTAAGGATTCAAAAATGGATTTTTTAAGGTGTATTGGAATTTTATCAAAGGAAGCTTCAAAACAACCATATTCTACTAGTGCTTTGTGGACTTGGCTTTTCACTTGATCCCATACAAGTGTGCCTGGCTTTAGGTCTTCATGAGAGAAGTCTATTTTAGGAAGCTTGATGttttcacaattcatatttcCTTAAAAGAAGAGATTTTTGTTGTATATATGATTGGTATGCTTTATCCATGCATGTAGCTAAACCTAtttaaagaatttgaaataaCACAATCCTTAAATATTGTGTATAAAGGtatttaaacttatttaaattttaatttcataaaagataatagaaaattttcatattcaattagAACGGCTTAAAAGTCCAACCCTATTCTTAGGTGGGCTCGTAAGGATATCAAAAGATTGAATAAGCTAAAGTAATATAATCTCtttgagaaaagacataaaataacaCCTCAAGTTGttctgaatttttaaaaagatatctTAACTATGCAGATGTCCATTTATCCCCCTAAACTATTCCgaacatatattattacatcatttttggATCAATTCCAGATTTTAAATGGCAAGTGTAATCACACACTAATCATTGTGCGACACGTGttaattcaatttgaaatatattttttttcattttaaattttctttatttctttctcttactttttgacttattttagttttattatttttattttaatttcatttcaatttttaattcatcttcTACCCCAACTTTCAAGCTTCCTCCATttactttctttatttcttcttcttcacctctTATCCTCACCTAATCCCACACTCATATCAAGTTGAGCCCctccattttctttctcttttcttcttcttatttggtcaaatttcttactttcaagaattatactattttttagactttgttgagttattgataacaaaactaattatttttctaagaaaaatcaaaattttgaaggtaccatcatttaatttatctcatttccatataaattcaaaactagaaatgataattttgaaagcATAATAATTCtccgaaaattgaaaaactttaattagaatttggattaaaaaaataatgtctaCTAATCATCTTAAAATCTAATGGGTTTATCACAATGTTcgaaatgtattaaaatatctagatataattataaaattgaagagagttaaattaatagtaaaataaaagagagataGAGTTGTGGTAAAAAGTGACATTAAAAGTGATAAGTTAATGAATATGACAATGAATTttggaagaagaaggaagaaagaaaaagaaaaaaataataaggagaaaaagttaaaataataagaaaaataaaaatatatattttatagtaaaattcttgtaaaaataaaagtatattcgttttttagtttgttcacgCTCTTTAAGAGAGTATATACACTCTCCATGCCAGGTGGACAAAAAATGATGTGATAATATCAGTTCAGGATtgtttagggggtaataggacacttGCATAGTTTaagtatctttttaaaaattcagaaTAACTTCAGGTGTCACTTTACGTCTTTTCTCGATCTCTTTTTGTCTAATGATATATCTATACTGGCAACACATTATTCAATTGTTGAAGCCTATTGTTCACTTTTAAAGAGTTgaatcaaaaaacaaaaaaataatttgtgaaAGTAAACAAGTGAATAAAAGTGATTATTCATCTATTCTTCATCTCTTTTACTCTTTTCTAATGAAAAGAGAAGTTCTTGAAACTTCATATTTGATCCTAACTAAATCTTTTCTTGTTGCAGTTCAATAAATTctagaattttttgttaaaaaaaaaacaatattgtgaatttaatttgataaaagtATCTAGATAAATGATGAAACATGTAAACTATATAGTATGTTGAATAAAGTGGAATCTATGTGTACTGACGTTAGtgtgtatgtttttttttttttttggccattAATTATGTTTGAGCTTTCCTTGGAATTATTTCTAGtattaaaaaagttaattatCTCACAAAATCTCATGTACCAGATATTTGGTGTGCCTCTACGCTTTAAAGGAAGTAGAGGACTAGTATAGCAAAAAGGAccattcaaaattatttctcTCGTGTTTTTGTTTATGTGATACCATTTAAATATATGTGGAgatctttttcttttagaaaaaaaatatctgaaatttatgatttgaaataaagcttaatatttatatgattataaatcatcttataaatttatttctaaatataaaaatataatattcttcttgaaattgaaaaaaaaataaaattacgtaGTTAACTAAACTTATActacttaattactcatcatagttatagtttgttataattaccATTCGCGACTAACATAATACATTAATAACGTGGGCTgatttcgagtttgtataattagtcacgtttatatatgtataatttgccagaatatacaaatacttaTGTATAATATACTATTATCTAATTGATATACACAtaaaattcacctctctcccactctttgccCTTTCTCGCTCGcatctctcctccctctccctatctcgcttgcctctctcctctctctcccaatcttgcttgtcatatatacaattgcatatgtataatatacaataatataaccaatatacatatacaatttacctctctcccactcttttccatctgttgctcgcctctctcctgcCTCTCCCAATCTCCTCGCCTCTCCCCTACTCTTCCCTCTCTCACTGGCCTCTCTCTTCTCTACCAGTCTCGCCCGTCTCCCTCCTCcttataacatgtagctacaaattgtaattatcaaactatagctatagagaGTAATTAGGCCATTTTTGAAtagttatatgtgaaagtttttcttctttaattttcatCAAAACAAATTCCGGCCCAATTTAGCAAAGTAAGGACTAAACAGACCATTCACATGTTAACAACCACTTTGGGATATGATCCCATACGAATCAAAACTTTACTGGATCACTCTATTATATAAGTTAATTCCTAATTTTTATCTCACATCATAAGATAAATTGTGTCAACACAAAATCTCGCGGATTGTTCTTTTATGGTGCCTCCTATATCTCGCTCAGATAAAGCTTTATATCCATAGAAAAAAGTTGCtagacattttttatttttattttgacttgtaagaaatttctttttttgctatcgctgataaaaattaaatcattattttagaCGATGCATGTGTAGAATTACCAAAATGAATTTGAATCTTCTCATGTGAGCGAGATATCATTTcgtcaatttgaaa
Proteins encoded in this window:
- the LOC107022719 gene encoding probable 2-oxoglutarate-dependent dioxygenase AOP1; this translates as MNCENIKLPKIDFSHEDLKPGTLVWDQVKSQVHKALVEYGCFEASFDKIPIHLKKSIFESLQEIFDLPLQTKLDNISTKPFHGYVGQFPSLPLFESMGIDDANIPRKADEFAQILWPQGNPSFCKTIQSYSEQLSELDQTVRRMVLESLGLEKYMDEHMNSTNFVLRLMKYNTPQSNTETEIGVSAHTDKSIATILYQNQINGLQVMNKNGQWINVEPTQDTFTVMIGDSLHAWTNGRMHAPYHRVMMRGNKARYSVGLFSVPKGDYTIKAPKEMVDEEHPLLYKPFDLHEFLAFTNTEEGMRCESALKTYCGL